A single genomic interval of Nocardia bhagyanarayanae harbors:
- a CDS encoding sulfate/molybdate ABC transporter ATP-binding protein, translated as MITVTNARKNYGTFAALDDVTIDIPSGELTALLGPSGSGKSTLLRSIAGLESLDSGIVTIAGNDVTRVPPQKRDIGFVFQHYAAFKHMTVRDNVAFGLKIRKRPKAEIAKRVDELLGIVGLDGFQHRYPAQLSGGQRQRMALARALAVDPQVLLLDEPFGALDAKVRADLRTWLRRLHEEVHVTTVLVTHDQEEALDVADRIAVMNKGRIEQIGTPEDVYDRPSNEFVMSFLGDVARLNGHLVRPHDIRVGRDSSMALAAHEGTAESAGVTRATVERVVHLGFEVRVELRNAATGDHFAAQVTRGDAEALRLSEGETVYARATRIPELPDS; from the coding sequence ATGATTACCGTGACCAACGCACGCAAGAACTACGGCACCTTCGCCGCGCTGGACGACGTCACCATCGACATCCCGTCCGGCGAGCTGACCGCGCTGCTCGGTCCGTCCGGTTCCGGCAAGTCGACGCTGCTGCGTTCCATCGCCGGGCTGGAGTCGCTGGACTCCGGCATCGTCACCATCGCGGGCAACGACGTCACCCGGGTGCCGCCGCAGAAGCGCGACATCGGCTTCGTCTTTCAGCACTACGCCGCGTTCAAGCACATGACCGTGCGCGACAACGTGGCCTTCGGCCTGAAGATCCGCAAGCGCCCCAAGGCCGAGATCGCGAAGCGGGTCGACGAGCTGCTCGGCATCGTCGGGTTGGACGGCTTCCAGCACCGCTACCCGGCGCAGCTGTCCGGCGGCCAGCGCCAGCGCATGGCCCTGGCCCGCGCGCTCGCGGTGGACCCGCAGGTGCTGCTGCTGGACGAGCCGTTCGGCGCGCTGGACGCCAAGGTCCGCGCCGATCTGCGCACCTGGCTGCGCCGCCTGCACGAAGAGGTCCACGTGACCACCGTGCTGGTGACCCACGACCAGGAGGAGGCGCTCGACGTCGCCGACCGCATCGCCGTGATGAACAAGGGGCGCATCGAGCAGATCGGCACCCCCGAGGACGTCTACGACCGGCCGTCCAACGAGTTCGTCATGTCCTTCCTCGGTGATGTCGCTCGCCTGAACGGACATCTGGTGCGCCCGCACGACATTCGCGTCGGCCGCGACTCGAGCATGGCGCTCGCCGCGCACGAGGGCACCGCGGAATCGGCGGGCGTCACCCGCGCGACCGTCGAGCGGGTCGTGCACCTGGGCTTCGAGGTGCGCGTGGAACTGCGCAACGCGGCCACCGGCGACCACTTCGCCGCGCAGGTCACCCGCGGTGACGCCGAGGCGCTGCGGCTGTCCGAGGGCGAGACGGTCTACGCCCGCGCCACCCGGATCCCGGAGCTGCCCGACAGCTGA
- a CDS encoding Hsp70 family protein, whose translation MAVGLGLSIGTVNSVTALADTASAKAPPGRLGHRRHARPTPSVTRRTTLTFDSTGSARVGLIPRHGRAITEFADLGLRDGMTARVGHRTLRPADLVAVVTDCLITEAMSDRKAVGAEVALTHPAGYGTDELAELRGALDAVGLHHVALVAEPVAAAAWLEAAHGPLMPGLALVYDLGGASLDVTLVRVGAGRPRDPIVGVPLRSPEFGGRAFGALLAARGSGASSVAGTANDLADELRAEHARASLELVYRCLSTADVTMADVDCVLVAGGAARPPEISGVLAAELARPVVIAPDPERTIADGAALLARQTAASAEEAAAGAHRRGKGLLRSRRKLTRVASAAALSAGGVVLAFALPADGAVAGLAPFGLL comes from the coding sequence ATGGCAGTTGGTCTTGGTTTGAGCATCGGCACGGTCAATTCGGTGACCGCGCTGGCGGACACGGCATCGGCCAAAGCGCCGCCGGGTCGGCTCGGTCACCGTCGGCACGCGCGGCCAACGCCCTCCGTCACCCGGCGCACCACCTTGACCTTCGACAGCACCGGTTCCGCGCGGGTCGGCCTGATTCCGCGGCACGGCCGCGCCATCACCGAATTCGCCGACCTCGGCCTGCGCGACGGCATGACGGCCAGGGTCGGCCACCGCACGCTCCGGCCCGCGGATCTCGTCGCGGTGGTCACCGACTGCCTCATCACCGAGGCGATGAGCGATCGGAAGGCGGTCGGCGCGGAGGTCGCGCTGACCCACCCGGCGGGCTACGGGACGGACGAGCTGGCCGAGCTACGCGGCGCGCTGGACGCGGTCGGTCTGCACCACGTCGCGCTGGTCGCCGAACCGGTCGCGGCGGCGGCCTGGCTGGAGGCGGCGCACGGTCCGCTGATGCCCGGCCTCGCGCTGGTCTACGACCTCGGTGGCGCGAGTCTGGACGTCACGCTGGTCCGGGTCGGCGCGGGCAGGCCGCGCGATCCGATCGTCGGGGTTCCGCTGCGTTCCCCGGAGTTCGGCGGGCGCGCGTTCGGCGCGCTGCTCGCGGCGCGGGGGAGCGGGGCGTCCTCGGTGGCGGGAACAGCGAACGATCTCGCCGACGAGTTGCGCGCCGAGCACGCGCGCGCCTCGCTGGAACTGGTCTACCGCTGCTTGAGCACGGCCGACGTCACCATGGCCGACGTCGACTGCGTGCTGGTGGCGGGTGGCGCGGCCCGGCCGCCGGAGATCTCCGGCGTGCTCGCCGCGGAATTGGCGCGACCGGTGGTGATCGCGCCCGATCCGGAACGCACGATCGCGGACGGCGCGGCGCTGCTCGCGCGGCAGACGGCGGCGTCCGCCGAGGAAGCGGCCGCGGGAGCGCACCGCAGGGGTAAGGGCCTGCTGCGCTCGCGGCGCAAGCTGACCAGGGTGGCGTCGGCCGCGGCGTTGTCCGCGGGCGGTGTCGTGCTCGCTTTCGCACTGCCCGCAGACGGTGCGGTCGCGGGGTTGGCACCGTTCGGACTGCTCTGA
- a CDS encoding AurF N-oxygenase family protein produces MSTAEKHAIDPDLEQAQKYAAKLLLLSEGSVNKHFDPFEDIDWDNPDYAADAGEERWILPRSADPLGRHPWYLALPKDKQIELGKYRQANVAKVGLQFESILISGMVIHNFGLPNGSPEFRYCSHEMIEEHNHTLMFQEMVNRIGIDVPGMGPLVSMFKYLAAPVAAKMPNLFFMAVLAGEEPIDHIQKEILRSGEEVHPIMLGVMAIHVAEEARHISFAHEFLKKHVPEQGKLNKFVLSIAMPVIMWILGRSIATPPKTFFKEFDIPEKVRKELFYGSKEAKQVFADYFVDVRALAKDLGLINPVSKRVWKLLGIDGPMSRYRSEPLRVVHAS; encoded by the coding sequence ATGTCGACAGCCGAGAAGCACGCTATCGATCCCGATCTCGAGCAGGCGCAGAAATACGCCGCGAAGCTGCTGCTGCTGTCCGAGGGCTCGGTGAACAAGCACTTCGACCCGTTCGAGGACATCGACTGGGACAACCCCGACTACGCCGCCGACGCGGGCGAAGAGCGCTGGATCCTGCCGCGCTCGGCCGACCCGCTCGGCCGCCACCCCTGGTACCTGGCCCTGCCGAAGGACAAGCAGATCGAACTCGGCAAGTACCGTCAGGCCAACGTCGCCAAGGTCGGTCTGCAGTTCGAGTCGATCCTGATCAGCGGCATGGTCATCCACAACTTCGGCCTGCCCAACGGTTCGCCCGAGTTCCGGTACTGCTCCCACGAGATGATCGAGGAGCACAACCACACCCTGATGTTCCAGGAGATGGTGAACCGGATCGGCATCGACGTGCCCGGCATGGGCCCGCTGGTGAGCATGTTCAAGTACCTCGCCGCGCCGGTCGCCGCGAAGATGCCGAACCTGTTCTTCATGGCCGTGCTCGCCGGCGAGGAGCCGATCGACCACATCCAGAAGGAGATCCTGCGCTCCGGCGAAGAGGTTCACCCGATCATGCTCGGCGTGATGGCCATCCACGTCGCCGAGGAGGCGCGCCACATCTCCTTCGCGCACGAGTTCCTCAAGAAGCACGTGCCCGAGCAGGGCAAGCTCAACAAGTTCGTGCTGTCGATCGCGATGCCGGTCATCATGTGGATCCTCGGCCGCTCCATCGCGACCCCGCCGAAGACGTTCTTCAAGGAGTTCGACATCCCGGAGAAGGTCCGCAAGGAGCTGTTCTACGGCTCCAAGGAGGCCAAGCAGGTCTTCGCCGACTACTTCGTGGACGTGCGGGCGCTGGCCAAGGACCTCGGCCTGATCAACCCGGTCTCCAAGCGGGTGTGGAAGCTGCTGGGCATCGACGGCCCGATGAGCCGCTACCGCTCGGAGCCGCTGCGCGTCGTGCACGCGAGCTGA